The following proteins come from a genomic window of Marispirochaeta sp.:
- a CDS encoding IS110 family transposase, whose translation MEEKIRYVGIDLGKRTYQCAILDEKAKNQQFNGKADGIGLERLAKRLGNDDLVGLEAGNNAFNIARYLTDRVGCHVVVLNPGKLAMIYQSLKKTDREDAVQIARLLQRNPVEELPTVPLPTKKEEEERSVVAELATYKADRTRYINRLHSVFLDSGITTITKADLKTASNREKNVLTLLTGRHVREARRLIEMVAYCEAIIEDLEQETKQFLESEKNTGILMSVPGVGPATALAFIAYVGDGSRFANADQVANYAGLTPRVDSSGETHRMGPISKQGCAYLRRVIVQAAWSLVRSKSGGHLKEAYKTLITRKPKAVAIIAIARRLVKLLYTLVTKKTYYRYSQLKERLAKLKYHKLQIIGLGS comes from the coding sequence ATGGAAGAGAAGATTCGGTATGTAGGCATCGACCTTGGTAAACGGACTTACCAGTGTGCGATTCTCGATGAGAAAGCCAAGAATCAACAGTTCAATGGAAAAGCCGATGGGATTGGCTTAGAGCGACTTGCCAAGAGATTGGGTAATGATGATTTGGTAGGACTGGAAGCGGGGAACAATGCGTTCAATATTGCTCGATATCTGACTGACCGGGTTGGGTGCCATGTTGTTGTTCTGAACCCTGGGAAGCTTGCAATGATTTACCAATCGCTGAAAAAAACGGATAGGGAAGATGCAGTACAAATTGCCCGCCTGTTACAGCGGAACCCGGTAGAAGAATTGCCAACCGTACCGTTGCCAACGAAGAAAGAGGAAGAGGAGAGGTCAGTTGTAGCCGAACTGGCAACTTACAAAGCAGACCGAACAAGGTACATAAACCGGCTCCATAGTGTGTTTCTCGATTCGGGTATTACAACGATAACGAAAGCGGATCTAAAAACGGCATCGAACAGAGAGAAGAACGTATTGACCCTTCTTACCGGACGGCATGTTCGAGAAGCGAGGCGACTGATAGAAATGGTTGCCTACTGTGAAGCGATTATTGAAGATTTAGAACAGGAAACAAAGCAGTTCCTGGAATCCGAGAAGAACACTGGGATTCTCATGTCTGTCCCAGGAGTCGGTCCTGCTACCGCGTTGGCTTTTATTGCCTACGTAGGGGATGGAAGTCGATTTGCGAATGCAGATCAGGTGGCAAACTACGCAGGCCTCACACCTCGGGTCGATAGCTCTGGGGAAACTCATCGAATGGGGCCAATATCAAAGCAAGGATGTGCATATTTGCGCAGAGTGATCGTACAGGCAGCATGGTCACTGGTGCGTTCGAAAAGTGGGGGGCACTTGAAAGAGGCTTACAAAACTTTAATCACTCGAAAACCTAAAGCAGTAGCGATTATTGCCATTGCTCGGAGATTAGTAAAGCTTCTGTACACCTTGGTGACAAAGAAGACATATTATCGGTATAGCCAGCTTAAAGAGAGGCTTGCGAAGCTGAAATATCATAAATTACAAATTATTGGATTGGGGTCTTGA
- the ltrA gene encoding group II intron reverse transcriptase/maturase, whose translation MVLSNDKTGRTTEKPALETSLLDTVLSSANMAKAWKQVKRNEGGPGIDGITIARFPAYLKPRWERIKQAVLRGYYIPKPVKRVEIPKPSGGTRKLGIPVILDRMIQQAITQVLMPIFDPAFSDASHGFRPGRSAHGAIQQVQKYVQDGYRYAVDVDIEKFFDNVNHDILMHKVARKVKDKSVLRLIGRYLRAGVHEQDGTVQSTDIGTPQGGPLSPLLSNILLDVLDKELEQRGWRFARYADDRAPRRQQFAERRNCHV comes from the coding sequence ATGGTTCTCTCGAATGACAAAACGGGGCGGACCACGGAGAAACCAGCCTTGGAAACTTCTCTTCTGGATACGGTTCTTTCATCGGCCAACATGGCTAAGGCTTGGAAACAGGTCAAACGGAATGAGGGAGGTCCTGGGATTGACGGTATTACTATCGCTCGGTTTCCGGCCTACCTCAAACCCCGGTGGGAACGTATCAAGCAGGCTGTGCTACGGGGATACTATATTCCCAAACCGGTGAAACGGGTAGAGATACCTAAACCATCCGGCGGCACACGCAAGTTGGGGATTCCGGTTATTTTGGATCGGATGATCCAGCAGGCCATAACACAGGTCCTCATGCCGATCTTTGACCCGGCGTTTTCCGACGCCAGTCATGGATTTCGGCCGGGACGCTCGGCTCACGGAGCAATTCAGCAGGTACAGAAGTATGTACAGGATGGATACCGCTATGCGGTAGACGTGGACATCGAGAAATTCTTCGATAATGTCAACCATGATATCCTCATGCATAAGGTCGCCAGGAAGGTGAAGGACAAGAGTGTTCTGCGCCTGATCGGGCGGTATCTGCGAGCCGGGGTGCATGAACAGGACGGAACGGTGCAGTCAACGGACATCGGTACACCCCAGGGCGGCCCATTGTCGCCGTTACTTTCCAACATCCTTCTGGATGTACTGGACAAGGAACTGGAACAACGGGGCTGGAGATTCGCTCGCTATGCGGATGATCGTGCGCCAAGAAGACAGCAATTCGCCGAAAGGAGGAACTGTCATGTTTAA
- a CDS encoding ATP-binding protein, giving the protein MDWGLDVKHRRCPYKDTSFELSKNQIIDLLMGTKLYDDTKSALRELIQNSIDACLVAEALCNALDIKYDPEIIVRYYSENECDYLEVEDNGIGMNQEIIQNYYSNVGSSYYKSKDFYDLKSKTQMKFEPISRFGIGILSCFMVSDTIEVETRKLLDSGDKDDPLNLSIEGYDSIFMIKSGSFIKHGTKTTLTLRKKQNPWEKIRSNKFISYVKEAIPNPPVTIKIETDNNDEVYSEINANTFSEIKAKSLENSFWDDEDYIKEIEFDLSNAKLGLNGNVLISILEEDEIPVTKIEDLSRTVKIDDEEYDLESKIVLKNNEIEKIGTVIEVDVDSGISTSDNTNTIKRSKSRFSIHGIDYPAGIFPEIYDRKKKAKLRWPLPMNLVLDITGSNDLDLNSARTEIIYNKKWLYFEFNLANEIIKSLKKNTTDEYFTALVEALLEISESEILNEVLNKYCT; this is encoded by the coding sequence TTGGATTGGGGTCTTGACGTAAAACATAGGAGGTGCCCTTATAAAGATACTTCTTTTGAATTAAGCAAGAATCAAATAATCGATCTATTGATGGGAACAAAACTATATGATGACACGAAATCAGCATTAAGAGAACTTATTCAGAACTCTATAGATGCCTGCTTGGTTGCTGAAGCTTTATGTAATGCTCTAGATATTAAGTATGATCCAGAAATCATAGTAAGATATTATTCAGAGAATGAATGTGATTATTTAGAAGTTGAAGATAATGGCATCGGAATGAACCAAGAAATAATTCAAAATTACTATTCGAATGTAGGTTCATCATATTATAAATCAAAAGATTTTTATGATTTAAAATCAAAGACACAAATGAAATTTGAACCCATTTCTAGATTTGGAATTGGTATTTTGTCTTGTTTTATGGTTTCAGATACTATTGAAGTAGAGACAAGAAAATTACTTGATTCTGGAGATAAAGATGATCCCTTGAATTTATCTATCGAAGGTTATGATAGTATTTTTATGATAAAGTCAGGTTCTTTTATAAAACATGGAACCAAAACAACTCTAACTTTACGGAAAAAACAAAATCCGTGGGAGAAAATCCGAAGTAATAAATTTATATCATATGTTAAAGAAGCAATTCCAAACCCTCCTGTAACAATAAAAATTGAAACTGATAATAATGACGAGGTATATTCTGAAATCAATGCCAATACATTTTCAGAAATTAAAGCAAAATCATTGGAAAATTCATTTTGGGATGATGAAGATTATATAAAAGAAATTGAGTTTGACCTTTCTAATGCAAAGTTAGGATTAAATGGCAATGTTTTAATTTCAATCCTTGAAGAAGACGAAATTCCTGTAACTAAAATAGAGGATCTTTCACGAACTGTTAAAATAGATGATGAAGAGTATGATCTTGAAAGTAAAATTGTTTTAAAAAATAATGAAATTGAAAAAATAGGTACAGTTATAGAGGTTGATGTAGATTCAGGTATTAGCACAAGTGATAATACAAATACTATAAAAAGATCAAAATCAAGATTTTCTATACATGGAATAGATTATCCAGCAGGAATATTTCCTGAAATTTATGATAGAAAGAAAAAAGCAAAGCTTCGATGGCCATTACCAATGAATCTAGTTTTAGATATAACAGGCTCAAATGATCTTGATTTGAATTCAGCACGGACAGAAATCATATATAATAAAAAGTGGCTATATTTTGAGTTTAATCTAGCAAATGAGATTATCAAATCTCTCAAAAAGAATACTACTGACGAATATTTTACTGCTTTAGTAGAAGCCCTTTTAGAAATAAGTGAAAGTGAAATTTTAAATGAAGTTCTAAATAAATACTGTACATAG
- a CDS encoding ATP-binding protein, producing the protein MRINKLILKNFRGYKSETIIDFNDFSVLIGRNDIGKSTVLEALDIFFNDKKANSPYSKADLSVSGSSEALIGIVFSDLPDTIIVDTSIHTTFDDEYMLNENSKLQINKVYGASGVKKIEYCSISPTKRELRELITKKIDELRAIADELEVPIENYNGSQSSSIRKAIYQHCESQLDLRLQKTTILKTSDKTQNPGKEILSQIESYFPVYSLFQSDRKNEEKDSEVQSPMNSVIQKILKDPTLQTTLDSVKSTVETAAKQVAASTIEKLKEMNPEIADSLTPIFSEPKWESVFKFNLFNDEGISLDKRGSGVRRLILLNFFRAQAEKTRHEKNVPHIIYALEEPETSQHPKHQMMLIDAFKTISEYKNNQVILTTHSPGISKLVNPDSLILLDTNESDEIVAKSKNDEIFRKISEELGVMPSIELSDITNVQLAICVEGKNDISFLKKINQLEEFQNIIDLNDDRIIILPMGGSTLQYWVNNDYLSKLNLKQFHLYDSDIGSDQPHKYNKYIEIINSQENANQALETSFREMENLFPISLLHELYNIPKIDFEDYDEISIPELIAKNNYKVAQPEKDWDELEKEDKKERMRKVKNQLNMTHIESLKIEHLIENGNFEEVRGWFEKIRSMITE; encoded by the coding sequence ATGAGAATTAATAAGTTAATTTTAAAAAATTTCAGAGGGTATAAATCAGAAACAATTATTGATTTTAACGATTTTTCAGTACTTATTGGAAGAAATGATATTGGCAAATCAACAGTTCTCGAAGCATTAGATATATTCTTTAATGATAAAAAAGCGAATAGTCCTTATTCAAAAGCGGATTTATCCGTCTCAGGATCTAGTGAAGCTTTGATTGGGATTGTTTTCAGTGATTTGCCTGATACCATAATTGTAGATACCAGTATTCATACAACTTTTGATGATGAGTATATGCTAAATGAAAATTCTAAACTCCAAATAAATAAAGTATATGGTGCCTCAGGTGTCAAAAAAATTGAATATTGCTCTATTTCTCCAACAAAAAGAGAACTTAGAGAATTGATTACCAAAAAGATAGATGAGCTAAGGGCAATAGCTGATGAACTAGAAGTTCCGATAGAAAACTATAATGGTTCTCAGAGTTCATCCATTAGAAAAGCTATATACCAACACTGTGAAAGTCAATTAGATCTTCGTTTACAGAAGACTACTATTCTGAAGACAAGTGATAAAACACAAAATCCAGGCAAAGAGATATTGTCTCAAATTGAATCATACTTTCCGGTATATTCATTGTTTCAATCAGATAGAAAAAATGAAGAAAAAGATTCTGAAGTTCAAAGCCCTATGAATTCAGTAATCCAAAAAATTCTAAAAGATCCAACTCTTCAAACAACTTTAGATTCTGTAAAAAGTACAGTAGAAACAGCCGCAAAGCAGGTAGCAGCTAGTACCATTGAAAAATTGAAAGAAATGAATCCAGAAATTGCTGACTCATTAACTCCAATATTTTCTGAACCAAAATGGGAAAGTGTATTTAAATTTAATCTATTTAATGATGAAGGTATTTCGTTAGATAAGAGAGGAAGTGGGGTTCGAAGGTTAATCTTACTAAATTTCTTTAGAGCTCAAGCAGAAAAGACACGCCATGAAAAAAATGTTCCCCATATTATTTATGCACTTGAGGAACCAGAAACATCTCAACATCCAAAACATCAAATGATGTTGATAGATGCCTTTAAAACAATATCAGAATATAAAAATAATCAAGTTATATTAACTACGCATAGTCCGGGGATCTCAAAATTAGTAAATCCAGATAGTTTAATATTACTGGATACAAACGAAAGTGATGAAATCGTTGCAAAATCAAAAAATGATGAAATATTTAGAAAGATTTCTGAAGAACTTGGTGTAATGCCTTCTATTGAATTATCAGATATTACAAATGTTCAATTAGCTATTTGTGTTGAAGGAAAAAACGATATATCATTTTTAAAGAAAATAAATCAACTTGAAGAATTCCAAAATATTATTGATCTGAATGATGACCGAATTATAATACTTCCTATGGGTGGTAGTACCTTACAGTATTGGGTCAATAACGATTACTTATCAAAACTAAATCTAAAACAGTTTCACTTATATGATAGCGATATCGGTTCAGATCAACCTCATAAGTACAATAAGTATATTGAGATAATCAATAGTCAAGAGAATGCAAATCAGGCATTAGAAACAAGTTTCAGAGAGATGGAAAATCTATTTCCAATTTCTCTTCTTCATGAACTGTATAATATTCCAAAAATTGACTTTGAGGATTATGATGAAATTAGTATACCAGAACTAATTGCTAAAAATAATTATAAGGTAGCTCAACCAGAGAAGGACTGGGATGAATTAGAAAAAGAAGATAAAAAAGAGAGAATGAGGAAAGTAAAAAATCAATTGAATATGACACATATTGAATCATTAAAAATCGAACATTTGATTGAAAATGGGAATTTTGAAGAAGTTCGTGGATGGTTTGAAAAAATAAGATCCATGATAACAGAGTAA
- the ltrA gene encoding group II intron reverse transcriptase/maturase: protein MDKAKSYEISRHTVLEAFQRVKANKGKAGIDNESLDAFETDLKNNLYKIWNRMSSGSYFPPAVKAVEIPKKQGGNRVLGIPTVSDRVAQMVAKIYFEPEVEPHFHKDSYGYRPGKSAINAVAVTRERCWRYNWVLEYDIKGLFDNIDHDLLMKAVRKHTDIPWVILYIERWLKAPFQKADGTVVKRTKGTPQGGVISPVLANLFLHYAFDMWMDRTHPDKPFARYADDGVVHCRNLQAAEELYKSLRERFEECKLEIHPEKSKIVYCKDDDRKERYEHTSFDFLGYTFRPRRSKNRYGKHFINFTPAVSNKAKKAMRQTVRGWRMHLKNEKSLEDLSRMFNPVIRGWMQYYGRFYKSEMYSVLRHVDRALVKWVRRKFKKLRHQRRATHWLGSIAKRDAKLFHHWHVWKIRPAAG, encoded by the coding sequence ATGGACAAAGCAAAGTCGTACGAGATATCCAGGCACACGGTGCTGGAGGCATTTCAACGAGTAAAAGCGAATAAGGGGAAGGCTGGTATAGACAATGAGAGCCTTGATGCATTTGAAACCGATCTGAAGAATAACCTATACAAGATTTGGAATCGGATGTCATCGGGAAGCTATTTTCCCCCGGCCGTGAAAGCAGTGGAGATACCCAAGAAGCAGGGCGGAAATCGAGTGTTGGGAATACCGACAGTGTCGGATCGAGTGGCGCAGATGGTCGCAAAGATCTACTTTGAACCGGAAGTTGAACCGCATTTCCATAAAGATTCTTATGGATACAGGCCAGGAAAATCGGCAATTAACGCGGTGGCAGTTACGAGAGAACGATGCTGGAGGTATAACTGGGTGCTGGAGTATGATATCAAGGGCTTGTTTGACAACATTGACCATGACCTGCTGATGAAAGCAGTAAGGAAGCATACGGACATCCCCTGGGTGATACTCTATATTGAGAGGTGGCTTAAAGCACCATTCCAGAAGGCTGATGGAACAGTAGTAAAGCGGACAAAAGGCACTCCCCAAGGGGGTGTTATCAGTCCTGTTCTGGCAAACCTGTTTCTCCATTATGCTTTTGACATGTGGATGGATAGAACCCACCCGGACAAGCCGTTTGCCCGCTACGCTGATGATGGCGTTGTGCACTGCAGAAACCTGCAAGCTGCGGAAGAACTGTACAAAAGCTTGAGAGAACGGTTTGAGGAATGCAAACTGGAGATACACCCGGAGAAAAGCAAGATCGTCTATTGTAAAGATGATGATCGAAAAGAAAGGTATGAGCATACATCGTTTGATTTTCTGGGGTATACATTCCGTCCAAGAAGATCCAAAAATCGGTATGGAAAGCACTTTATCAACTTTACACCCGCAGTGAGTAACAAGGCAAAGAAAGCAATGAGACAGACCGTCAGGGGTTGGAGAATGCACTTAAAGAATGAAAAATCCCTGGAAGATTTGTCGAGGATGTTCAATCCTGTAATACGGGGATGGATGCAGTATTACGGACGCTTTTACAAATCGGAGATGTACTCGGTATTAAGACATGTTGACCGGGCATTAGTAAAATGGGTCAGACGGAAGTTCAAGAAACTAAGACATCAAAGACGAGCAACCCATTGGCTTGGAAGCATCGCCAAAAGAGATGCAAAATTATTTCACCATTGGCATGTGTGGAAGATTCGACCAGCGGCTGGATAA
- a CDS encoding IS5 family transposase, giving the protein MAQQKGFFDEDFRLEKISKQGDPLRKLDEYINWEMFRPILKKAFRKEAKGPGGRPPFDYVMMFKILVLQRLYNLSDAQMQFHILDRLSFMRFLGLQINDTVPDEKTIWHFRETLTKKGKIEILFEKFRSFLMVKGVIAQSGNIVDASFVEAPKQRNSREENKEIKNRKTPESWNESKKRQKDTDAKWTSKGGKRHFGYKNHVKACKKSKLIKTYGVSDASVHDSQILEDLLEKDDSHHEVYGDSAYAGGPIKEILDTRNIRNRIHEKGYRNNPLTEKQKEKNRKKSKVRARVEHIFGFIHNSMNGSTLRSIGKQRAEAIIGLMNLTYNMNRYIQLQRI; this is encoded by the coding sequence GTGGCACAACAAAAAGGCTTTTTTGATGAAGATTTCCGTCTGGAGAAAATCAGCAAACAGGGAGATCCGCTTCGAAAGCTGGATGAATACATCAATTGGGAAATGTTTCGTCCGATCCTTAAGAAAGCCTTTCGTAAAGAAGCAAAAGGACCTGGAGGAAGACCTCCATTTGATTATGTGATGATGTTCAAAATCCTGGTGCTTCAAAGATTGTACAATCTCTCCGACGCTCAGATGCAGTTTCACATTTTAGACAGGCTTTCTTTTATGAGATTTCTGGGCTTGCAGATAAATGACACCGTACCGGATGAGAAGACCATCTGGCATTTTCGCGAGACCCTTACAAAGAAAGGGAAAATTGAAATTCTATTCGAAAAGTTTCGATCGTTTCTTATGGTGAAAGGGGTCATTGCTCAAAGTGGAAATATCGTCGATGCCAGCTTTGTTGAGGCGCCAAAGCAACGGAACAGTAGAGAAGAAAACAAAGAGATCAAAAACAGAAAAACTCCTGAGAGTTGGAATGAATCGAAGAAAAGACAGAAGGACACCGACGCCAAATGGACCAGCAAGGGCGGAAAACGGCATTTCGGGTACAAGAACCATGTGAAAGCATGTAAGAAATCCAAGCTCATAAAAACCTATGGAGTAAGCGATGCCTCTGTGCATGATTCCCAAATCTTAGAAGATCTTTTAGAAAAAGATGATTCCCACCATGAAGTGTATGGGGACTCTGCTTATGCCGGTGGCCCAATAAAAGAGATCTTAGATACCAGGAACATACGAAACAGAATACACGAAAAGGGATATAGAAATAATCCACTTACGGAAAAACAAAAAGAGAAAAATCGGAAGAAGTCCAAAGTGAGAGCTCGAGTAGAACATATATTTGGCTTTATACATAACAGCATGAATGGTTCAACGTTACGGTCCATAGGTAAGCAAAGAGCTGAGGCGATAATCGGACTCATGAATCTGACCTACAATATGAACCGGTACATACAGCTGCAAAGGATATAA
- a CDS encoding group II intron maturase-specific domain-containing protein: protein MSREVQVRFCESLGVRFPGATHLVVLAQTEAEGRQMLAELTLFLKTTLQLTVHPAKSKVVPTNECEFLGFTLKGTKIRWTDKVYQEFKRRIRELTGRSWGVSMKYRLQKLAQYVRGWMNYFGISQFYSPIQDIDNWIRRRIRMCYWKQWRRIKTKIRKLKELGLPEHFAVINAVSSKSYWHLAKTPGTNAAMSNRWLEEQGLVNVKALWCKIQGYS, encoded by the coding sequence ATGAGCCGAGAGGTTCAAGTCCGGTTCTGCGAGAGCCTCGGGGTGCGATTCCCCGGGGCCACTCACCTCGTAGTTCTCGCCCAAACTGAGGCTGAAGGCCGACAGATGCTCGCCGAACTGACGCTGTTTTTGAAAACGACCCTGCAGCTGACGGTTCACCCCGCCAAAAGTAAGGTTGTCCCAACCAACGAGTGCGAATTCCTCGGCTTTACGCTGAAAGGAACAAAGATCCGCTGGACGGACAAGGTCTATCAGGAATTCAAGCGACGAATCCGCGAGCTGACCGGAAGATCGTGGGGAGTCTCCATGAAATATCGGTTACAGAAGCTTGCCCAGTATGTCCGGGGGTGGATGAACTATTTCGGGATATCCCAGTTCTACTCCCCCATACAAGACATCGATAACTGGATTCGTCGCCGGATCAGGATGTGCTACTGGAAACAGTGGCGACGCATCAAAACAAAGATACGCAAACTCAAAGAGTTGGGGCTTCCCGAGCATTTTGCGGTAATAAACGCCGTCAGCAGCAAATCATATTGGCACCTGGCAAAGACCCCAGGAACCAATGCTGCGATGTCGAACAGATGGCTTGAAGAGCAAGGTCTGGTCAATGTGAAAGCTCTCTGGTGTAAAATCCAAGGCTACAGTTGA